Proteins from one Mycolicibacter virginiensis genomic window:
- a CDS encoding mycoredoxin, giving the protein MNQLVMYTTQWCGYCRQLKASLKNLGIDYEEIDIELDPTAAEFVSSANGGNRTVPTLRFPDGSTLTNPTGREVKAKLERLGG; this is encoded by the coding sequence ATGAACCAGCTCGTCATGTACACGACCCAGTGGTGCGGCTACTGCCGGCAGCTCAAGGCCTCGTTGAAGAACCTCGGGATCGACTACGAGGAGATCGACATCGAGCTGGACCCCACTGCCGCGGAGTTCGTCAGCTCAGCCAACGGCGGCAACCGCACGGTGCCGACGCTGCGTTTCCCCGACGGCTCGACGCTCACGAACCCGACCGGGCGTGAGGTCAAGGCGAAGCTGGAGCGCCTCGGCGGCTAG
- the nudC gene encoding NAD(+) diphosphatase: MMGNFQLRQVPLLSRVGADRADQLRTDTDAAVAGWSSAALLRVDPRNQVLVAGGRVVLHEASDLADKPPSDAVFLGRVEDGRHVWAVRGALQAPTGADVSVLDIRATGDIFDDVSAQLVSSAIALLNWHDHARFSAVDGTPTKPVRGGWARANPVTGVEEFPRIDPAVICLVHDGADRVVLARQHNWPVRMFSLLAGFVEAGESFETCVVREVHEEVGLAVRDVTYLGSQPWPFPRSLMVGFHAVADPGQTFVFSDGEITEAAWFTRDEVRAALSAGTWNSGDPDAKLLLPGSISIARTIIESWAEAS, from the coding sequence ATGATGGGCAACTTCCAGCTGCGGCAGGTGCCCCTGCTCTCACGCGTCGGGGCTGATCGAGCCGACCAGTTGCGTACCGACACCGACGCGGCCGTCGCCGGCTGGTCGTCCGCCGCGCTGCTGCGCGTTGATCCCCGTAACCAGGTATTGGTCGCCGGCGGCCGGGTGGTGCTGCACGAGGCCAGTGACCTGGCCGATAAACCGCCATCGGATGCGGTGTTTCTGGGTCGTGTCGAGGACGGTCGGCACGTCTGGGCGGTCCGCGGCGCGCTACAGGCGCCGACCGGGGCCGACGTCTCGGTGCTCGACATCCGTGCCACCGGTGACATCTTCGACGACGTCAGCGCCCAGTTGGTGTCCTCTGCCATCGCACTGCTGAATTGGCACGACCACGCCCGGTTTTCGGCCGTCGACGGCACGCCGACCAAGCCGGTGCGCGGCGGCTGGGCGCGGGCCAACCCGGTCACCGGTGTGGAGGAATTCCCGCGCATCGACCCGGCCGTGATCTGTCTGGTGCACGACGGCGCCGACCGTGTCGTGCTGGCCCGCCAGCACAACTGGCCGGTCCGGATGTTCTCACTGCTGGCCGGGTTCGTCGAGGCCGGCGAGTCATTCGAGACCTGCGTGGTCCGCGAGGTTCACGAAGAGGTCGGGCTGGCCGTGCGTGACGTGACCTATCTCGGTAGCCAGCCGTGGCCGTTCCCGCGGTCGCTGATGGTCGGCTTCCACGCCGTGGCCGACCCGGGGCAGACCTTCGTCTTCAGCGACGGCGAGATCACCGAGGCGGCATGGTTCACCCGCGACGAAGTGCGGGCCGCGTTGTCCGCCGGGACCTGGAACAGCGGCGACCCCGACGCCAAACTCCTGCTGCCCGGCTCGATCTCGATCGCCCGCACCATCATCGAGTCCTGGGCTGAAGCGAGCTGA
- a CDS encoding potassium channel family protein, which translates to MAGASWRRLRRLDETLTAQPSYALVGVLRMPHGQSSPGRTVYRRSLIALAALLVSTLFVYVDRDGYQDVQGDRLTFLDCLYYSAVTLSTTGYGDITPVTEFARMINVLVITPLRIAFLILLVGTTVEAFTETSQQAFRIQRWRKRVKDHTIVIGYGTKGKTAIAAMLGDDETTPSDIVVVDNDRAVLERAKTAGLVTVDGDATRSDVLRLASAQRASAIVVATGSDATAALVTLTAREIAPQATIVASIREAENQHLLEQSGANSVVVSSETAGRLLGIATTTPRVVEIIEDLLTPDAGYAIAEREVEQQEVGGSAKHLNEIVLALVREGRLLRLDAPEVDVIEAGDRLLYVRTVATQ; encoded by the coding sequence GTGGCAGGAGCTAGCTGGCGGCGGTTGCGGCGTCTTGACGAGACGCTGACCGCCCAACCCAGTTATGCGCTCGTCGGCGTGTTGCGCATGCCGCACGGGCAGTCCAGTCCCGGCCGCACCGTCTACCGCCGAAGTCTGATCGCGCTGGCGGCGCTGCTGGTGTCCACGCTGTTCGTCTACGTCGACCGCGATGGCTACCAGGACGTGCAGGGCGACCGGCTGACCTTCCTGGATTGCCTTTACTACTCGGCGGTGACGCTGTCGACCACCGGATACGGCGACATCACGCCCGTCACCGAGTTCGCCCGCATGATTAACGTGCTGGTCATCACCCCGCTGCGGATCGCCTTCTTGATCTTGCTGGTCGGAACGACCGTTGAGGCGTTCACCGAGACCTCCCAGCAGGCGTTCCGCATTCAGCGTTGGAGGAAGAGAGTGAAAGACCACACCATCGTCATCGGATACGGAACCAAGGGCAAGACCGCGATCGCGGCGATGCTCGGCGACGACGAGACCACCCCGAGCGACATCGTGGTGGTGGACAACGACCGAGCCGTGCTCGAACGCGCCAAGACCGCCGGGTTGGTGACCGTCGACGGCGATGCGACCCGCTCGGATGTGCTGCGGCTGGCCAGCGCCCAGCGTGCGTCGGCGATCGTGGTGGCCACCGGCTCCGACGCCACGGCGGCGTTGGTGACGCTGACCGCCCGCGAGATCGCCCCGCAGGCCACCATCGTGGCGTCCATTCGGGAAGCCGAGAACCAGCACCTGCTGGAGCAGTCCGGCGCCAACTCGGTCGTGGTGTCCTCGGAGACCGCCGGACGCTTGCTCGGCATCGCCACCACCACGCCCCGGGTGGTCGAGATCATCGAGGACCTGCTCACCCCCGACGCCGGCTACGCCATCGCCGAGCGTGAGGTGGAGCAGCAGGAAGTCGGCGGATCGGCCAAGCATCTCAACGAGATAGTCCTCGCCCTGGTGCGCGAGGGTCGGCTGCTGCGACTGGATGCACCGGAGGTCGATGTGATCGAGGCCGGTGACCGGCTGCTCTACGTGCGTACGGTGGCCACCCAGTGA
- a CDS encoding ATP-dependent helicase — protein sequence MSGRYDPAELAAALGLHQPTEEQAAVIAAPPGPLVVIAGAGAGKTETMAARVVWLVANGYADPGQVLGLTFTRKAAGQLLRRVRSRLARLAGAGLMAAEPDRSGAKGIDGATATTPVVSTYHAFAGALLREHGLLLGIEPDTRLLTETGLWQLAFDVVSGYPGELDTDRDPAAVTAMVLRLAGQLAEHLVDTDALRHTHLELERLVHTLPPGPRQRAEPNQSLLKMLDTQTERAELVPLIEALHQRMRAERAMDFGAQMATAARLAESNEAVGARLRATYRVVLLDEYQDTGHAQRIALSSLFGGGVDDDLALTAVGDPIQSIYGWRGASATNLPRFATDFPLSDGSPAPTLELRTSWRNPPEVLHLANEISAEARRRSVTVQSLRPRPAAPPGDVRVALLPDVVTEDEWVAEALQRCYRQADADGVDPPTAAVLVRRNADAAPLAEAIRARGVPVEVVGLAGLLSVPEVADLVAMLRLIQEPTAGAAAMRVLTGPRWRFGAADLAALWRRAAELARPEQSGAPVSAAEIAATAGPDSETACLADALADPGPAERYSAVGYRRIVALAEELTLLRGHLWHPLPDLVAEVRRVLGLDCEVLAAQPVAASAAGTEQLDAFADVVAGYAEGAGAQAALPGLLAYLDAAAVVENGLAPAAPAVAADRVQILTVHAAKGLEWQVVAIPHLVARVFPSTASRRSWLSDASELPPLLRGDRAQPFGPGGSARFDGGEAKLGPRHEPGGSARFDGGEAKLGPPHEPGGSARFDGGEAKLGPPHEPGGSARFDGGEAKLGPPHEPGDHGVPLLDTDAVTNRKQLSDAISEHQRRLDQRRVDEERRLLYVAVTRAEDTLLISGHHWGQGEAKPRGPSDFLAEIKAVIDSSADEGTPCGTVEHWAQAPADGEKNPLCDTANEGVWPADPLDGRRGDVERGAALVAAKLQAGEPQDDTPSASRWAADVDALLAERATAATQQTRTLPNQLSVSGLVELSRDPDGAGQRLSRRLPARPDPHALLGTAFHDWVQRLYGAERLFELEDLPGAADADTARADAQELARLQAAFLESPWAARTPTAVEVPFEMVIGSRVVRGRIDAVFVERDGGVTVVDWKTGTPPDGPDARRHAAVQLGVYRLAWAALTGCPASQVRAAFHYVRSGTTVIADELPELADLAALLNA from the coding sequence ATGAGCGGCCGCTACGACCCCGCCGAACTGGCGGCCGCGCTTGGGTTGCACCAGCCCACCGAGGAGCAGGCCGCGGTCATCGCCGCCCCGCCGGGGCCGCTGGTGGTGATTGCCGGTGCGGGTGCCGGTAAGACCGAGACGATGGCCGCCCGGGTGGTGTGGCTGGTTGCGAACGGCTACGCCGACCCTGGCCAGGTCTTGGGCCTGACCTTTACCCGCAAGGCGGCCGGCCAACTGCTGCGCCGGGTTCGATCCCGGTTGGCGCGGTTGGCCGGCGCCGGACTGATGGCGGCCGAACCGGATAGATCCGGCGCGAAAGGTATCGACGGCGCCACGGCCACGACACCTGTGGTGAGCACCTATCACGCCTTCGCGGGCGCGCTGCTGCGCGAGCACGGGCTGCTGCTCGGCATCGAGCCCGATACCCGGCTGCTCACCGAGACCGGGCTGTGGCAGCTGGCGTTCGACGTGGTCAGCGGTTATCCCGGGGAGCTGGACACCGACCGGGATCCCGCTGCGGTCACCGCGATGGTGTTGCGGCTGGCCGGCCAGCTCGCCGAACACCTGGTGGACACCGACGCACTGCGCCACACGCACCTGGAGCTGGAGCGGCTGGTGCACACCCTGCCGCCGGGCCCGCGCCAGCGCGCCGAACCCAACCAGTCGCTGCTCAAGATGCTCGACACTCAGACCGAACGTGCCGAGCTGGTGCCGTTGATTGAGGCCCTGCACCAGCGCATGCGGGCGGAACGGGCAATGGATTTCGGCGCCCAGATGGCCACTGCCGCGCGCCTGGCGGAATCCAACGAGGCCGTCGGCGCCCGGTTGCGCGCAACCTACCGGGTGGTGCTGCTCGACGAGTACCAAGACACCGGGCACGCCCAGCGCATCGCCCTGTCGTCGCTGTTCGGCGGCGGTGTCGACGACGACCTGGCGCTGACCGCGGTGGGTGACCCGATCCAGTCGATCTACGGCTGGCGCGGTGCCTCGGCGACCAACTTGCCCCGATTCGCCACCGACTTCCCGCTCTCCGACGGCAGTCCGGCGCCCACCCTGGAGCTGCGGACCAGCTGGCGCAACCCGCCAGAGGTGCTGCACCTGGCCAACGAGATCTCCGCGGAGGCACGCCGGCGTTCCGTGACGGTGCAATCGCTCCGGCCGCGCCCGGCCGCGCCCCCCGGCGACGTGCGGGTCGCCCTGCTGCCCGACGTCGTCACCGAAGACGAATGGGTCGCCGAGGCCTTGCAGCGGTGCTACCGGCAGGCCGACGCCGACGGGGTGGATCCGCCCACCGCCGCCGTGCTGGTGCGGCGCAACGCCGACGCAGCGCCCCTGGCCGAGGCGATCCGCGCCCGCGGCGTGCCGGTGGAAGTGGTGGGGCTGGCCGGGCTGCTGTCTGTGCCGGAGGTGGCCGACCTGGTGGCGATGCTGCGGCTGATCCAGGAGCCGACCGCCGGCGCGGCGGCGATGCGGGTGCTGACTGGGCCGCGCTGGCGGTTCGGCGCCGCCGATCTCGCCGCGCTGTGGCGACGCGCCGCCGAGCTGGCCCGGCCCGAGCAGTCCGGTGCGCCGGTATCGGCCGCGGAGATCGCGGCCACGGCCGGGCCCGATTCGGAGACCGCATGTCTGGCCGATGCGTTGGCCGATCCTGGTCCGGCAGAGCGCTATTCGGCCGTCGGGTACCGGCGCATCGTCGCTCTCGCCGAAGAACTGACGTTGCTGCGCGGCCATCTGTGGCATCCGCTGCCCGATTTGGTGGCCGAGGTACGCCGGGTGCTAGGCCTGGACTGCGAGGTGCTCGCCGCGCAGCCGGTGGCGGCAAGTGCGGCGGGTACCGAACAACTCGACGCCTTCGCCGATGTGGTGGCCGGTTACGCCGAGGGTGCCGGGGCACAGGCTGCGCTGCCGGGTCTGCTGGCTTACCTGGATGCCGCCGCCGTGGTGGAGAACGGGTTGGCGCCGGCAGCGCCAGCAGTCGCTGCCGACCGCGTCCAGATCCTCACCGTGCATGCCGCCAAGGGGCTGGAATGGCAGGTGGTCGCGATACCGCACCTGGTGGCGCGGGTTTTCCCGTCGACCGCGTCGCGACGCAGCTGGCTCTCCGACGCATCCGAACTGCCGCCGCTGCTGCGCGGCGACCGGGCGCAGCCGTTTGGGCCCGGCGGTTCAGCGAGGTTCGACGGAGGAGAGGCGAAGCTGGGACCGCGGCATGAACCCGGCGGTTCAGCGAGGTTCGACGGAGGAGAGGCGAAGCTGGGACCGCCGCATGAACCCGGCGGTTCAGCGAGGTTCGACGGAGGAGAGGCGAAGCTGGGACCGCCGCATGAACCCGGCGGTTCAGCGAGGTTCGACGGAGGAGAGGCGAAGCTGGGACCGCCGCATGAACCCGGCGATCACGGCGTCCCGCTGCTCGACACTGACGCGGTCACCAACCGAAAACAGCTGTCCGACGCCATCTCCGAACATCAGCGCCGCTTGGATCAGCGGCGCGTCGACGAAGAGCGGCGGCTGCTCTACGTCGCTGTCACCCGAGCCGAAGACACCCTGCTGATCTCTGGCCACCACTGGGGGCAGGGCGAGGCCAAGCCGCGCGGGCCGTCGGATTTCCTCGCCGAGATCAAGGCGGTGATCGACAGCTCAGCCGATGAGGGGACGCCCTGCGGGACGGTCGAGCACTGGGCGCAGGCGCCGGCTGACGGAGAGAAAAATCCGTTGTGCGACACCGCAAATGAAGGAGTGTGGCCCGCTGACCCGCTGGACGGCCGCCGCGGTGATGTCGAACGCGGCGCGGCACTGGTCGCCGCGAAACTGCAGGCCGGCGAACCCCAGGACGACACGCCCTCGGCTAGCCGGTGGGCCGCCGACGTGGACGCCCTGCTGGCAGAGCGAGCCACGGCCGCAACCCAGCAGACCCGCACCCTGCCCAACCAGCTCTCGGTGAGCGGTCTGGTCGAGTTGAGCCGTGACCCCGATGGCGCGGGGCAGCGTCTAAGTCGCCGGCTCCCGGCTCGACCAGACCCGCATGCGTTGTTGGGCACCGCATTTCACGATTGGGTTCAGCGACTCTATGGCGCCGAGCGGCTCTTCGAACTTGAAGATCTACCCGGCGCCGCCGACGCCGACACCGCCCGCGCCGATGCGCAGGAGCTGGCCCGTCTGCAGGCGGCGTTCCTGGAATCGCCCTGGGCAGCCCGTACTCCCACCGCCGTCGAGGTGCCGTTCGAGATGGTCATCGGCAGCCGAGTGGTGCGCGGTCGGATCGACGCGGTGTTCGTCGAGCGCGACGGCGGCGTCACCGTGGTGGACTGGAAGACCGGAACGCCCCCCGACGGGCCTGACGCGCGCCGGCACGCGGCTGTCCAGCTCGGCGTCTACCGGCTTGCCTGGGCGGCGTTGACCGGCTGCCCGGCATCGCAGGTACGAGCCGCCTTCCACTATGTGCGTTCCGGGACCACCGTCATCGCCGACGAGCTGCCCGAACTGGCTGACCTGGCCGCGCTGCTCAACGCCTGA
- a CDS encoding ATP-dependent helicase, with product MPHDWGSSAAQAAAALDPRARGVLQVRGGPGTGKTRLLEEVAHAHVAAGVDANSVLLLTGSGRLPAADRGALTATLLAAGGPDSGQAIREPLVRTVHGYAFAVLQRAARRAEATPPRLVTGAEQDSVIRELLAGDGAGAWPPSLHAALATDGFATELRDLMARCAERGVDPAELTRLGKRCRRPEWTAAGRFAQQYEQVMLLRAAVGTAAPQATTPALGAAELVGAALEAFATDPDLLVDERSRIRLLLVDDAQQLDPQAARLVRVLAAGVHRTVIAGDPDQAVFGFRGAEPTVLLGDDAQPDGAAVPVVTLTTSHRCSPAVAKAISFVAARLPGTSATRRIEGTGPDAGAVSVRTAASSHAEAALIADTLRRAHLIDGVPWSQMAVIVRSVPRAAARLPRTLAAAGIPVMLPASGGLLAEQPAVAALLTVLECTADVVDGTRALALLSGPIGRVDPISLRQLQRTLRRGAARPGTPHERHEPGDRLAAVLTGAAGELPAAHGRALRRVRGVLQAAARSHADGRDPHHTLWQAWNRSGLQQRWLSAAERGGTAGAQAGRDLDAVTALFDLAEQYAARTAGATLNGLVEYVTAMQLAAPRVESAMGTEAVGVLSAHAALGREWDLVVIAGVQEGLWPNTVPRGGVLGTQRLLDTLHGFGEEVSARAPLLAEERRLLVAALGRARRRLVITAVDGDGDGGTEEQLPSEFFAELAACATGDAATAPAPPVVAPPVLSAAGLVGRLRAVVCAPETEVSDSERADAATQLARLARAGVPGADPQSWHGAAPLSSEEPLRQPGDGPVTLSPSALQSLLDCPLRWLAERHGGTDGRDLRSTIGSVIHALVAESAGSQQELQAELSRAWQRLPFTAQWYSANELDRHRAIIETFLAWRSQTRGDLTEVGTEVGFDGVIDVGDDGVRLRGRIDRVERDAAGRLVVVDVKTAKTPVSKDDAQQHAQLAVYQLAVEAGLIGPEEQPGGGRLVYPAKPGTVGATEREQDPLTPDTGGQWRERIAQAAAATAGPQFTARVNDGCRHCPVRPICPAHNGGCGA from the coding sequence ATGCCACACGATTGGGGATCATCCGCCGCGCAGGCCGCCGCGGCACTCGATCCGCGCGCGCGTGGCGTTTTGCAGGTGCGCGGAGGACCCGGCACCGGCAAGACCCGCCTGCTGGAGGAGGTGGCCCACGCCCACGTCGCCGCCGGCGTGGACGCGAATTCGGTGCTGCTGCTCACGGGCTCGGGCCGGCTTCCCGCGGCGGACCGCGGAGCGCTGACCGCGACGTTGCTGGCCGCCGGCGGGCCCGACAGCGGCCAGGCGATCCGGGAACCGCTGGTGCGCACGGTGCACGGCTATGCCTTCGCGGTCCTGCAGCGCGCCGCCCGGCGGGCCGAGGCCACCCCACCACGGCTGGTCACCGGCGCCGAACAGGACAGCGTGATCCGGGAACTGCTCGCCGGGGACGGAGCCGGGGCCTGGCCGCCGTCGCTGCACGCGGCCCTGGCCACCGACGGCTTCGCCACCGAACTGCGGGACTTGATGGCGCGCTGCGCCGAACGGGGCGTGGATCCGGCGGAGCTGACCAGGTTGGGCAAGCGCTGCCGCCGCCCGGAGTGGACGGCCGCGGGCCGGTTCGCCCAGCAGTACGAACAGGTGATGCTGCTGCGCGCCGCGGTCGGTACAGCGGCGCCCCAGGCGACCACGCCGGCGCTGGGCGCAGCGGAATTGGTCGGGGCGGCGCTGGAGGCCTTCGCGACCGACCCGGATCTGCTCGTCGACGAACGTAGCCGGATCCGGCTACTGCTGGTCGACGACGCCCAGCAACTCGACCCGCAGGCGGCACGGTTGGTGCGGGTGCTTGCCGCCGGCGTGCACCGGACGGTGATCGCGGGCGACCCCGATCAGGCGGTGTTCGGTTTCCGCGGTGCCGAACCCACCGTCCTGCTGGGCGACGACGCGCAACCCGACGGAGCCGCGGTGCCCGTGGTGACGCTGACGACGTCGCACCGCTGCTCCCCGGCGGTGGCCAAGGCAATCAGCTTCGTCGCCGCGCGGCTGCCCGGGACCAGCGCCACGCGTCGCATCGAGGGCACCGGACCCGATGCCGGAGCGGTGAGCGTGCGCACCGCGGCCAGCAGCCACGCCGAGGCCGCCCTGATCGCCGACACCTTGCGGCGCGCCCACCTGATCGATGGGGTGCCGTGGTCGCAGATGGCGGTGATCGTCCGGTCGGTGCCGCGGGCGGCCGCGCGGCTGCCCCGCACCCTGGCTGCCGCCGGGATTCCGGTCATGTTGCCGGCCAGTGGTGGGTTGCTGGCCGAACAGCCCGCGGTGGCCGCCTTGCTGACGGTGCTGGAGTGCACCGCTGACGTCGTGGACGGAACTCGGGCGCTGGCCTTGCTCAGTGGGCCGATCGGGCGCGTGGACCCGATCTCCCTGCGGCAACTGCAACGCACCCTGCGCCGCGGCGCGGCCCGTCCGGGAACCCCGCATGAACGGCATGAGCCCGGAGACCGTCTCGCGGCTGTGCTCACCGGCGCGGCGGGTGAGCTGCCGGCCGCGCACGGCCGCGCGCTGCGCCGGGTTCGCGGGGTGTTGCAGGCCGCGGCCCGCAGCCACGCCGACGGCCGCGACCCGCACCACACACTGTGGCAGGCTTGGAATCGCTCAGGGCTGCAACAACGCTGGCTCTCGGCTGCCGAGCGCGGCGGTACGGCAGGCGCTCAAGCCGGTCGGGATCTGGACGCGGTGACCGCACTGTTCGACCTGGCTGAGCAGTACGCGGCGCGCACCGCCGGTGCCACCCTGAACGGGCTGGTCGAATACGTCACCGCCATGCAACTGGCGGCACCCCGCGTCGAGTCCGCAATGGGCACGGAGGCGGTCGGTGTGCTCAGTGCGCACGCCGCACTCGGGCGCGAATGGGATCTGGTGGTCATCGCCGGAGTCCAGGAAGGACTGTGGCCCAATACTGTTCCGCGCGGCGGCGTGCTGGGAACCCAGCGGCTCCTGGACACCCTGCACGGCTTCGGGGAAGAGGTCTCGGCTCGGGCCCCGCTGCTCGCCGAGGAGCGCCGGCTGTTGGTGGCGGCGCTGGGACGGGCACGGCGCCGGCTGGTCATCACCGCTGTCGACGGCGACGGAGACGGCGGCACCGAGGAACAACTCCCGTCGGAGTTCTTCGCCGAACTCGCGGCTTGCGCCACCGGTGATGCCGCAACAGCACCGGCGCCACCGGTCGTGGCCCCGCCGGTGCTGTCGGCGGCCGGGCTGGTGGGCCGACTGCGTGCCGTGGTCTGTGCACCGGAGACCGAGGTCAGCGACTCCGAACGCGCTGACGCTGCAACGCAATTGGCCCGACTTGCCCGGGCCGGGGTGCCCGGTGCCGATCCGCAGAGCTGGCATGGCGCGGCGCCGTTGAGCAGCGAGGAGCCACTTCGCCAACCCGGCGACGGACCGGTCACCCTGTCGCCGTCGGCGCTGCAGAGCCTGCTGGACTGCCCGCTGCGCTGGCTGGCCGAACGCCACGGCGGAACCGACGGTCGCGACCTGCGCTCGACGATCGGATCGGTGATACACGCGCTGGTCGCCGAATCGGCGGGCAGCCAGCAAGAACTGCAGGCCGAGCTGAGCCGGGCATGGCAGCGGCTGCCGTTCACGGCGCAGTGGTACTCGGCCAACGAACTCGACCGGCATCGCGCCATCATCGAGACATTTCTGGCATGGCGGTCCCAAACCCGTGGCGACCTCACCGAAGTCGGCACCGAGGTCGGCTTCGACGGAGTGATCGACGTCGGTGATGACGGGGTTCGGCTGCGTGGCCGGATCGACCGGGTCGAACGCGACGCCGCCGGCCGGCTGGTGGTCGTCGACGTCAAGACCGCGAAGACCCCGGTGAGCAAGGACGACGCACAACAGCACGCCCAGTTGGCCGTCTACCAGCTGGCGGTCGAAGCCGGGCTCATTGGGCCCGAGGAGCAGCCCGGCGGGGGCCGGCTGGTCTATCCCGCCAAACCCGGAACGGTCGGCGCCACCGAGCGCGAACAAGACCCACTCACGCCCGACACCGGCGGGCAATGGCGGGAGCGGATCGCGCAGGCAGCCGCGGCCACCGCCGGCCCGCAGTTCACCGCCCGGGTCAACGACGGGTGCCGGCACTGCCCGGTCCGGCCGATCTGCCCGGCCCACAACGGTGGGTGCGGCGCATGA
- a CDS encoding alpha/beta fold hydrolase, whose product MNPDHRLHVHRYGPDGPVGLLAIHGLTGHGARWRYVAEHLSDIAVAAPDLIGHGHSSWAAPWSIDANVAALVALLEDGAAGPVPVVAHSFGGAIALHLAVARPDLVDTLILLDPAIGLDGEWMATIAAAMLASPDYPDPAEARAEKENGAWSDVDPGLLDIELAEHLVALPAGRFGWRISVPAVMSYWSELARPVVLPKSTPTTVVRATRTSPPYVETALIDGLRDRLGANFQLVDFDCNHMVDQARPAEAAAVIRAQLARR is encoded by the coding sequence GTGAATCCCGATCATCGACTGCATGTGCACCGCTACGGCCCGGACGGACCGGTGGGGCTCCTGGCGATCCACGGGCTGACCGGTCACGGGGCTCGCTGGCGCTACGTGGCCGAGCATCTGTCCGACATTGCCGTCGCGGCACCGGACCTGATCGGCCACGGGCACTCATCGTGGGCGGCCCCGTGGAGCATCGACGCCAACGTCGCGGCGCTGGTGGCGCTGCTGGAGGACGGCGCTGCTGGCCCGGTCCCGGTGGTCGCGCATTCCTTCGGCGGTGCCATAGCGCTGCATCTAGCCGTGGCACGGCCCGATCTGGTCGACACGCTGATCCTGCTCGACCCGGCGATCGGCCTGGACGGCGAGTGGATGGCCACGATCGCCGCTGCGATGCTGGCCTCTCCCGACTACCCCGACCCTGCGGAGGCGCGGGCCGAGAAGGAGAACGGCGCGTGGTCCGACGTGGATCCCGGCCTGCTCGACATCGAACTCGCTGAGCATTTGGTCGCGCTGCCCGCGGGCCGCTTCGGTTGGCGTATCAGCGTGCCCGCGGTGATGTCGTACTGGAGCGAGCTGGCCCGCCCCGTGGTGCTGCCGAAATCCACGCCGACCACCGTGGTGCGGGCCACCCGCACCTCGCCGCCGTATGTGGAAACGGCGCTCATCGATGGTTTGCGGGATCGGCTGGGCGCGAACTTTCAGCTGGTGGACTTCGACTGCAATCACATGGTCGACCAGGCCCGTCCCGCCGAGGCTGCCGCCGTGATCCGCGCGCAGCTGGCCCGGCGCTAG
- a CDS encoding MGMT family protein: MAAITDEQVELVRALIISVPAGRVTTYGDVASAAGLSSPRIVGWILRIDGTDLPWHRVLPASGRPTDHLRTEQLERLRAEGVLAVDGKVDLRTLRHRF; the protein is encoded by the coding sequence GTGGCGGCCATCACCGACGAACAGGTCGAGCTGGTGCGCGCGCTGATCATCAGCGTGCCCGCCGGCCGGGTCACCACCTATGGCGACGTCGCTTCCGCGGCAGGGCTTTCCAGTCCTCGCATCGTGGGCTGGATTCTGCGCATCGACGGCACCGATCTGCCCTGGCACCGGGTGCTCCCGGCGTCCGGACGGCCGACGGACCACTTGCGCACCGAGCAGTTGGAACGCCTTCGCGCCGAAGGAGTCCTGGCCGTCGACGGGAAAGTGGATCTGCGCACGCTGCGACACCGGTTCTGA
- a CDS encoding TIGR02569 family protein, with translation MTIEPPPEHVLATFGIRNVSPTPLGAGWEDGWKCGEVVLSMVADHARAAWSAKVRETLFADGIRLARPVRSTDGRYVVSGWRADTFVGGCPEPRHDEVVSAAVRLHEATSKLERPRFLTQAPVAPWADVDVFIAADRAAWEERPFASLQAGARLAPGSVDGQRSIDLINQLATLRKPTKSPSQLVHGDLYGTVLFSGAAAPGITDITPYWRPASWAAGVVVVDALSWGDADDGLIERWETLPEWPQMLLRALMFRLAVHALHPRSTEEAFPGLARTAALVRLAL, from the coding sequence GTGACCATCGAGCCGCCGCCCGAACATGTGCTGGCGACGTTCGGTATTCGCAACGTTTCACCCACACCGCTTGGGGCCGGCTGGGAAGACGGCTGGAAGTGCGGGGAAGTGGTCCTGTCGATGGTCGCCGACCATGCCAGGGCCGCGTGGTCGGCGAAAGTACGCGAGACCCTGTTCGCTGACGGCATCCGCCTGGCCCGCCCGGTGCGCTCCACCGACGGACGCTACGTGGTGTCGGGTTGGCGGGCGGACACCTTCGTCGGCGGCTGCCCCGAACCGCGCCATGACGAGGTGGTCTCGGCGGCGGTTCGGCTGCACGAAGCCACCTCCAAGTTGGAGCGGCCCCGATTCTTGACCCAGGCGCCGGTGGCGCCGTGGGCCGACGTCGACGTGTTCATCGCCGCGGACCGGGCGGCCTGGGAGGAACGCCCGTTCGCCTCGCTGCAGGCCGGTGCACGGCTGGCACCGGGCTCGGTGGACGGTCAGCGGTCGATCGACCTGATCAACCAGTTGGCCACCTTGCGCAAACCCACCAAGAGTCCCAGCCAGTTGGTGCACGGCGACCTGTACGGCACGGTGCTGTTCTCCGGCGCCGCGGCGCCCGGTATCACCGATATCACGCCCTACTGGCGGCCCGCCTCGTGGGCTGCCGGGGTGGTGGTGGTCGATGCCCTCTCGTGGGGTGACGCCGACGACGGGCTGATCGAGCGGTGGGAAACACTGCCCGAGTGGCCGCAGATGTTGCTGCGCGCGTTGATGTTCCGCCTTGCCGTACACGCGCTGCATCCGCGCTCGACCGAGGAGGCGTTCCCCGGGCTGGCCCGCACGGCCGCGTTGGTCCGCCTGGCGCTCTAG